A region from the Variovorax sp. V93 genome encodes:
- the rutF gene encoding NADH-dependent FMN reductase RutF: MAPHHVMPGGAPAALPKADYRNAMARLGAAVNIITTDGPAGRAGFTASAVCSVTDEPPMLLVCLNRSASVYPAFTANGVLCVNVLAAGHQALSGLFGGKTPMDERFAAGRWSRKATGSPVLEDAAASFDCRVVQATSAGTHDVLFCEALAIAIGGKAQSLIYFDRRYHEIAAPPQH, translated from the coding sequence ATGGCACCCCACCACGTCATGCCGGGCGGCGCGCCTGCCGCGCTGCCCAAGGCCGACTACCGCAACGCCATGGCGCGGCTGGGCGCGGCGGTCAACATCATCACCACCGACGGCCCCGCGGGCCGCGCCGGCTTCACGGCCTCGGCCGTGTGCAGCGTGACCGACGAGCCACCGATGCTGCTGGTGTGCCTGAACCGCTCGGCCTCGGTGTACCCCGCGTTCACTGCCAACGGCGTGCTCTGCGTGAACGTGCTCGCGGCAGGACACCAGGCGCTCTCGGGCCTGTTCGGCGGCAAGACGCCGATGGACGAGCGCTTTGCCGCGGGCCGCTGGAGCCGCAAGGCCACGGGCTCGCCGGTGCTCGAAGATGCTGCGGCCTCGTTCGATTGCCGCGTGGTGCAGGCCACCAGCGCGGGCACGCACGACGTGCTGTTCTGCGAGGCGCTGGCGATTGCCATCGGCGGCAAGGCGCAGAGCCTGATCTATTTCGATCGGCGCTATCACGAAATCGCGGCGCCGCCGCAGCACTGA
- a CDS encoding malonic semialdehyde reductase, translating into MTMMKPALDDAALALLFTEARSHNGWTAEPVTDAQIRQIYALACMGPTSANCSPARFVFVRTPEGKQRLAPALSKGNLDKTMTAPVTVIAAWDRKFYDKLPMLFPHADARSWFTGSPEAAHETAFRNASLQAAYLLLAARAVGLDAGPMSGFDKAKVDAAFFEGTDWSVNFLINLGHGDPAKVFGRLPRLGFDEACLLA; encoded by the coding sequence ATGACCATGATGAAACCTGCTCTCGACGACGCCGCACTGGCGCTTCTTTTTACCGAGGCGCGCAGCCACAACGGCTGGACCGCCGAGCCCGTGACCGACGCGCAGATCCGGCAGATCTACGCGCTTGCCTGCATGGGGCCGACCTCGGCCAACTGCTCGCCCGCGCGCTTCGTGTTCGTTCGCACGCCCGAAGGCAAGCAGCGCCTCGCGCCGGCGCTTTCCAAGGGCAACCTCGACAAGACCATGACGGCACCGGTCACGGTGATTGCCGCGTGGGACCGCAAGTTCTACGACAAGCTGCCCATGCTGTTCCCGCATGCCGACGCGCGCAGCTGGTTCACCGGCAGCCCCGAGGCCGCGCACGAGACCGCCTTTCGCAACGCCAGCCTGCAGGCGGCCTACCTGCTGCTCGCCGCGCGCGCGGTGGGGCTCGATGCCGGGCCGATGTCGGGCTTCGACAAGGCGAAGGTCGATGCCGCGTTTTTCGAGGGCACCGACTGGAGCGTCAACTTCCTGATCAACCTCGGCCATGGCGATCCGGCCAAGGTGTTCGGCCGCCTGCCGCGGCTGGGCTTCGACGAAGCCTGCCTCCTCGCCTGA
- the rutR gene encoding HTH-type transcriptional regulator RutR produces MPKTKALAAASSTKKKIPVKGPARERAKPAVRSASAVSRRLRQIEDKRSAILGAALGLFSRFGLHGTSIDQVAARADVSKSNLLYYFANKEELYVNVLRDLLALWLEPLRGFSAEQDPGEAIGGYIRRKLVVSRDRPDASRLFCLEMIQGAPLLRDELDRELRTLVERKSEVIRSWIAAGKLAPVDPHHLIFALWAITQHYADFGVQVQALTGHTLEDPAFFEQTVENVQRIVLQGITPR; encoded by the coding sequence ATGCCGAAGACCAAGGCGCTGGCCGCAGCCAGCAGCACCAAGAAGAAGATCCCGGTGAAGGGCCCGGCGCGCGAGCGCGCGAAGCCCGCCGTGCGCAGCGCGTCCGCGGTGAGCCGCAGGCTGCGGCAGATCGAGGACAAGCGCAGCGCCATCCTCGGCGCCGCGCTGGGCCTGTTCTCGCGCTTCGGATTGCATGGCACGTCGATCGACCAGGTGGCGGCGCGCGCCGACGTGTCGAAGAGCAACCTGCTCTACTACTTTGCCAACAAGGAAGAGCTGTACGTCAACGTGCTGCGCGACCTGCTCGCGCTGTGGCTCGAGCCGCTGCGAGGCTTCAGCGCCGAGCAGGATCCGGGCGAAGCCATCGGCGGCTACATCCGCCGCAAGCTCGTGGTCTCGCGCGACCGGCCCGATGCATCGCGCCTGTTCTGCCTCGAAATGATCCAGGGCGCGCCGCTCTTGCGCGACGAGCTCGACCGCGAACTGCGCACGCTGGTGGAGCGCAAGTCGGAGGTCATCCGTTCATGGATCGCCGCCGGCAAGCTCGCGCCGGTCGATCCGCACCACCTGATCTTCGCGCTCTGGGCCATCACGCAGCACTACGCCGATTTCGGCGTGCAGGTGCAGGCGCTGACGGGGCATACGCTCGAAGACCCGGCCTTCTTCGAGCAGACGGTGGAGAACGTGCAGCGCATCGTGCTGCAGGGCATCACGCCGCGTTAG
- the rutC gene encoding pyrimidine utilization protein C has protein sequence MPKQAIIPAGTTTPIAPFVPGTMADGIVYVSGTLPFDKDNNVVHVGDASAQTRHVLETIQRVIATAGGTMDDVTFNMIMIKDWADYAKVNAVYAEFFPGTKPARYCIQCGLVKPDALVEIASIAHVGNKA, from the coding sequence ATGCCCAAGCAAGCCATCATCCCCGCCGGAACCACCACGCCGATCGCTCCCTTCGTGCCCGGCACCATGGCCGACGGCATCGTCTACGTGTCGGGCACGCTGCCCTTCGACAAGGACAACAACGTGGTCCATGTGGGCGACGCCTCGGCGCAGACGCGCCACGTGCTCGAGACGATCCAGCGCGTGATCGCGACGGCCGGCGGCACCATGGACGACGTGACCTTCAACATGATCATGATCAAGGACTGGGCCGACTACGCGAAGGTCAACGCGGTGTACGCCGAGTTCTTTCCGGGCACCAAGCCCGCGCGCTACTGCATCCAGTGCGGCCTGGTGAAGCCCGATGCGCTGGTCGAGATCGCCTCGATCGCCCACGTCGGCAACAAGGCCTGA
- a CDS encoding VOC family protein → MPHLSYVNVFAKDVVALSGFYQRVFGFPEIEAIRSPIFRGLDTGKSSLGFNALEAYELLHLAEFSDTRGVKFLLNIDVDSRDEVDRMVPVALEAGATLVKPPYVTYYNWYQSVLLDPEGNVFRINFMM, encoded by the coding sequence ATGCCCCATCTCTCCTACGTCAACGTCTTCGCAAAGGACGTGGTCGCGCTCAGCGGCTTCTACCAGCGCGTGTTCGGCTTCCCCGAGATCGAGGCGATCCGCTCGCCGATCTTCCGCGGGCTCGACACCGGCAAGTCGAGCCTCGGCTTCAACGCGCTCGAGGCCTACGAGCTGCTGCACCTGGCCGAATTTTCCGACACACGTGGCGTGAAGTTCCTGCTGAACATCGACGTCGACAGCCGGGACGAGGTGGACCGCATGGTGCCCGTCGCGCTCGAGGCCGGCGCCACGCTGGTGAAGCCGCCCTACGTCACCTACTACAACTGGTACCAGTCGGTGCTGCTCGACCCCGAGGGCAATGTGTTCCGCATCAACTTCATGATGTGA
- the rutD gene encoding pyrimidine utilization protein D → MPLHYEVHGPADGEAVLLSSGLGGSAAFWQPQLGALVEAGHRVIAYDQRGTGRSPAALDAGYAIADMARDVVQILDATSTPRCHLVGHALGGLAGLQLALDEPSRVASLVLVNAWSKPNPHSARCFDARLALLDACGPRAYVEAQPIFLYPAAWCAEHAQRVADEVDHAFSHFPGEANMRARIGALRAFDIDARLGDITVPTLVAAAMDDALVPWTCSQRLADGLHDVTLHFMPHGGHAHSVTEADAFNRSLIDFLIRVNAPGVPA, encoded by the coding sequence ATGCCGCTGCACTATGAAGTGCACGGGCCGGCCGATGGCGAGGCGGTGCTGCTGTCGTCGGGCCTCGGCGGTTCGGCCGCCTTCTGGCAGCCGCAGCTTGGCGCGCTGGTCGAAGCGGGCCATCGCGTGATTGCGTACGACCAGCGCGGCACGGGCCGCAGCCCCGCGGCGCTGGACGCGGGCTACGCCATTGCCGACATGGCGCGCGACGTGGTGCAGATTCTCGACGCCACCTCGACGCCGCGCTGCCACCTGGTGGGCCATGCACTGGGCGGGCTCGCGGGCCTGCAGCTGGCGCTCGACGAGCCCTCGCGCGTGGCGAGCCTGGTGCTGGTCAATGCGTGGTCGAAGCCCAATCCGCACTCGGCGCGCTGCTTCGATGCGCGGCTCGCGCTGCTCGATGCCTGCGGCCCGCGCGCGTACGTGGAGGCGCAGCCGATCTTCCTGTACCCCGCGGCCTGGTGCGCGGAACATGCGCAGCGCGTGGCCGACGAGGTCGACCATGCGTTTTCGCATTTCCCGGGCGAAGCCAACATGCGCGCGCGCATCGGCGCGCTGCGCGCCTTCGACATCGACGCGCGCCTTGGCGACATCACCGTGCCCACGCTGGTGGCCGCCGCCATGGACGACGCCCTGGTGCCGTGGACCTGCTCGCAGCGCCTGGCCGACGGGCTGCACGACGTCACGCTCCACTTCATGCCGCACGGCGGCCATGCGCACAGCGTGACCGAGGCCGACGCCTTCAACCGCAGCCTGATCGACTTTCTCATCCGGGTCAACGCACCCGGCGTTCCCGCATGA
- a CDS encoding isopenicillin N synthase family dioxygenase: protein MSTLLSVPIIDLAPYFAGTAEGKAQVAAKVDEACRSIGFLVITNHGIPAEQIARVSQLSRQFFDMPLAEKRKVDRPREDAVRGYSAVGEEGLSYSLEEAAPGDLKESFSIGPSNVPDDDYHRGPAAGPHFEPNSWPPIDGFREAYESYFEAMSDLSRSLMRIFALGLALPETFFDDKIDRHISMFRVLSYPPQREAPLPGQLRAGAHSDYGSLTIVLPDDKGLQVFNKAGQWVDVPQVEGGLVVNIADLMMQWTNDQWVSTLHRVVNPPFEVASTNRRQSLVFFHQPNYDAMVECLPSCLAPGEQPKYAPISSGDHLTSKFVKQTTFGGTKVAV from the coding sequence ATGAGCACCCTGCTGTCCGTACCCATCATCGATCTCGCGCCCTACTTCGCCGGCACGGCCGAAGGCAAGGCGCAGGTTGCGGCCAAGGTCGACGAGGCCTGCCGCAGCATCGGCTTCCTCGTCATCACCAACCATGGCATTCCCGCCGAGCAGATCGCGCGCGTGTCGCAGCTCTCGCGCCAGTTCTTCGACATGCCGCTGGCCGAGAAGCGCAAGGTCGACCGGCCGCGCGAAGACGCGGTGCGCGGCTACAGCGCGGTCGGCGAAGAAGGGCTTTCCTACAGCCTGGAAGAGGCCGCGCCCGGCGACCTGAAGGAATCGTTTTCCATCGGTCCCTCGAACGTGCCGGACGACGACTACCACCGCGGCCCCGCCGCCGGCCCGCACTTCGAGCCCAACAGCTGGCCGCCGATCGACGGTTTCCGCGAAGCTTATGAAAGCTACTTCGAGGCCATGAGCGATCTCTCGCGCTCGCTGATGCGCATCTTCGCGCTCGGCCTTGCGCTGCCAGAGACCTTCTTCGACGACAAGATCGACAGGCACATCAGCATGTTCCGCGTGCTGAGCTATCCGCCGCAGCGCGAAGCGCCGCTGCCGGGCCAGCTGCGCGCGGGAGCGCACAGCGACTACGGCAGCCTCACCATCGTGCTGCCCGACGACAAGGGCCTGCAGGTGTTCAACAAGGCGGGCCAGTGGGTCGACGTGCCGCAGGTGGAAGGCGGCCTGGTGGTCAACATTGCCGACCTGATGATGCAATGGACCAACGACCAGTGGGTGTCCACGCTGCACCGCGTGGTCAACCCGCCGTTCGAGGTGGCCAGCACCAACCGCCGCCAGTCGCTCGTGTTCTTTCACCAGCCCAACTATGACGCGATGGTCGAGTGCCTGCCGAGCTGCCTGGCGCCGGGCGAGCAGCCGAAGTACGCACCCATTTCTTCGGGCGACCATCTCACGTCGAAGTTCGTGAAGCAGACGACCTTTGGTGGGACCAAGGTGGCGGTCTAG